CCAGTAGTTGAAAAACCACAAGCCCAACCACACCCCACCCAACCTAAACCAGCAAAAGTCAAAAAACCTTCTACAACACCTGTTATCTCTCAACCAACCTCTGCCAAAAAGGATATTGAAAAAGCAGAAGAGTACTATAATAACGGCTTGAAAGAATACTCGGCAGGATATATATCAAAAGCGATTGAACTCTGGGAAATGTGTCTGAAATATGCACCCAACCACGAACGAGCAAAAAACGCATTAGCTAAAGCAAAAAAAACATTAAAAAAATGAAACTATACAATCTGACAAAAAACAGAATTGTTATTGATAACTTGAAAATTGCTGAAAAGTTTTCAGAACGATTAAAAGGGCTTTTAGGCAAGCAGAATATAGAACTAACTGAAGGGCTTCTGATAAAAAACTGTAACTGTATCCATATGTTTTTTATGAAGTTCCCGATAGATGCAGTTTTCTTGAGAACGGAACGCAGAACAGACACGGAACATAACACGGAACAGACGCAGAACAAAACTATTTACAAAACGGTAAAAATTCTGTATAATATAAAACCATGGCAGATATGTCTGCCTGTAAGGACTGCGGATTCGGTTTTAGAAATTCAAGCACAGCATTCTAAAAACATAGTTTCAGTCACCGATAAACTAAAAATTATGGAGGAATAGTGAATACAAAAAGGTGGTTATGTGATTATGTGATTAAGTGGTTAGTAAACTTCAGGTGGTTAAGTGGCTATGTGGTTAAGTGGTTTGTATTTACTATTCACTTATCCACTTATCCACTTATTCAATGTCTTTACTGCGAAGGCACACCAACAGTTGTAAAAACAATTACTGACGAATCATCGTCTGACGATTTATCTGCACTTAATGAAATCAATAAAAAGAAAGATAAACTTGTCCATATTGCAGTTGAAGTAGTTGAGATAAAAAATGAACAGGCAAGATTGCTTGGTGTAAAATGGGTTGATACTGTTCGGGTAGGCGAAGTGGCACATACTGAAGAAGGACGAGTGCCTGCTACACTACCGGATATCCCGGCGCTTTTTAAAGTTGGTGAATTTGCACGCTGGACATCGCTTTCTGCGGATATAAGACTGTTGATTGGTAAAGGTGCCGCACGATTATTAGCAAAACCTAAACTGATTGCAAAATCAGAAACAAATGCCTCATTCACCGTCGGTGGTGAAGTGCCATATGCTGTGATGACGCAGGATGGTGGTGTGGATATAGAATGGAAAGAATACGGCACCCGTGTTAATCTCGTTCCGACAGTGCTTGATAATAACCAGATAGGGCTTTCTATCTTTACAGATGTGTCTGATTTAGACGAAACACGCGGTGTAACAGTTTCCGGTATAGACCTGCCTGCAATAATTACACGGAAAGCATCCTCGTCAGTAATTTTGCGAGATGGCGAAACGCTCGCACTCGCAGGTTTAGAGAAAAATTTTAAAGAAGAAATAACCATGGGAATACCGCTTCTATCGGATATACCTGTTTTAGGACATCTGTTTTCACATAAGTATTTTAATGATATAAAAACAACCGTTGTTATATTCATAACACCAACAATTGTTAAAGAAGGTACACCAATAGAAAAAACACCATACTGAGAGAGGCAATTAAAAATTAAAAATGCTTTCTACCACAATTTTACATTTTACATTTTACATTTTTAATTGATTCTATTTATGGCACAGGTAATTGGCAAGAAAAAATCATGTAAAGAGATTTTGGTAGATAAAAAGATTCTAACCGAAGAACAACTATCACAAACTGATGCAGAGTTAAAAAAGAGTGGTGTGCTTTTTCAGCAGGCAGTTGTAGATTTGAAACTGGTTGACAAAGGGCAGGTGCTGAAACTGCTATCATCTGAATGGGCGGTTAAAGCGATTGATTTATCAGTGATGGATATAGACCCGGATGTTGTTAAAATTATACCGAAACAATCCGCAAAAAGATATAATGCAGTCCCGTTTGCAAAAGAAGAAAATATCCTGTTTGTCGCAATGGCAGAACCACGTGATTTGTTCGCAATTGAAGATATAAACTTGAGAACCGGTTTCCAGGTTCAGCCCTATTTAGCACTGCCTGAAGATATAAAAAATGTGCTTGATAAAGTCTATGGGGTTGAAGAAGCAGTTGCAATACCTGAAGTTGAAGAAGAAAGCGAAAAAGTAGAATCTGTTTCTGCCGCAGACCTCGGCGAGGATGCCAAAGAACTTACCGCAGAACTTTTAGCAGGCTTAGAAACTGGCGACGAAGTCCAGGTTGATAAGGGTATGGAAGAGGCAACCGATATTATGCAGGTAGATACTTCAGCGCCTGAAGTTGAAAAATTAGTGAATGCGATAATTCTGGAAGCAATCCGGCTGAAAGCGTCTGATATACATATTGAGCCGTTTGAGAAACGGCTGCTTGTAAGATTCCGCGTGGATGGTCTATTACGGCGTGCATCGTTTAAGATACCTTTATCGTTCAAGCAGGCACTTATCGCGAAAATAAAAATTATGACTGGTTCTATGAACCTTACAGAACGACGCATCCCACAGGATGGCAGAATTCAGGTAAAAGCCAAAGGTAAGCCGTTAGAATTCCGTGTGAATATAGTGCCGACTGTTTACGGTGAAAGCGCAGTAATGCGAATCCTTGACCGCTCCGGCTCGTCTGCAAAACTGGAACAACTTGGTTTCTTGCCGGATACAATGGAGAAATTTCTGGCAGCGCTTGAAGTGCCTTACGGGCTGATACTTGTTTGCGGTCCCACAGGCAGTGGGAAATCATACACGCTATCCGCTGCACTTGCCGCTGTAAAAGATCCGGCAGAAAAAATACTGACTGCTGAAAACCCAGTTGAATACAATCTTGATGGCGTTATGCAGGTGCCGGTCAACCCTGACTTAAAAATGGGCGATAAGGTGTTTGATTTCGCAATGGCGCTGCGCGCATTCTTACGACAGGATCCTGATGTAATTATGGTTGGCGAAATCCGCGACCAGGAAACTGCACAGATAGCGATGGAAGCCGCAATGACCGGGCATTTGGTGCTGTCAACACTCCATACAAATGATGCACCATCAGCAATTTCGCGTCTATCAGAAATGGGTGTTCATACATATCTTACTGCGAATAC
The Elusimicrobiota bacterium DNA segment above includes these coding regions:
- a CDS encoding DUF192 domain-containing protein, yielding MKLYNLTKNRIVIDNLKIAEKFSERLKGLLGKQNIELTEGLLIKNCNCIHMFFMKFPIDAVFLRTERRTDTEHNTEQTQNKTIYKTVKILYNIKPWQICLPVRTADSVLEIQAQHSKNIVSVTDKLKIMEE
- a CDS encoding ATPase, T2SS/T4P/T4SS family, whose translation is MAQVIGKKKSCKEILVDKKILTEEQLSQTDAELKKSGVLFQQAVVDLKLVDKGQVLKLLSSEWAVKAIDLSVMDIDPDVVKIIPKQSAKRYNAVPFAKEENILFVAMAEPRDLFAIEDINLRTGFQVQPYLALPEDIKNVLDKVYGVEEAVAIPEVEEESEKVESVSAADLGEDAKELTAELLAGLETGDEVQVDKGMEEATDIMQVDTSAPEVEKLVNAIILEAIRLKASDIHIEPFEKRLLVRFRVDGLLRRASFKIPLSFKQALIAKIKIMTGSMNLTERRIPQDGRIQVKAKGKPLEFRVNIVPTVYGESAVMRILDRSGSSAKLEQLGFLPDTMEKFLAALEVPYGLILVCGPTGSGKSYTLSAALAAVKDPAEKILTAENPVEYNLDGVMQVPVNPDLKMGDKVFDFAMALRAFLRQDPDVIMVGEIRDQETAQIAMEAAMTGHLVLSTLHTNDAPSAISRLSEMGVHTYLTANTVEAILAQRLIGTLCKNCKEPEPSPPDDLKKALDDHKIDYSNATFMKPHQGGCPKCGSRGMKGRTAIHELLKMDDELRRFCIKEVSVGPIRDMAKKHGMRTLVEDGLVKVTMGITTYEEIMAAAT